One genomic window of Evansella cellulosilytica DSM 2522 includes the following:
- a CDS encoding metal ABC transporter permease, which yields MIDNISMFIDQLTRYQYLQNALTAAILVGIICGIIGCFIIMRGMALMGDAISHAVLPGVVVAYMIGISFFIGAIVTGVLTALAIGYISQNSRIKEDSAIGIMFTAMFALGVVMITGLQGTSVDLWHILFGNVLAVSPMDLTITRWIGIFVIITVILFYRPLLLSTFDETMAKASGLPVKFIHYMLMLLLSLVTVASLQTVGIILVVAMLITPGATAYLLTERFSFMIIIAAFIGIISAIAGLFFSVIYDVSSGASIVLVASVLFLLAFFFSPKQGIIPRMFRKPA from the coding sequence ATGATCGATAACATCTCTATGTTTATAGATCAGTTAACGCGGTATCAATATTTACAAAATGCATTAACGGCTGCAATATTAGTTGGAATTATATGCGGTATAATTGGTTGTTTTATTATTATGCGTGGAATGGCACTTATGGGAGATGCGATTTCCCATGCAGTTCTTCCAGGTGTTGTTGTTGCATATATGATTGGTATAAGTTTTTTTATTGGTGCAATTGTAACTGGTGTTTTAACAGCATTAGCAATTGGTTATATTTCTCAAAATAGTAGAATCAAAGAGGATTCTGCGATTGGAATCATGTTTACTGCTATGTTTGCATTAGGGGTAGTAATGATAACGGGTCTTCAAGGAACGAGTGTAGATTTGTGGCATATTCTGTTCGGTAATGTGCTAGCTGTTTCTCCAATGGATTTAACAATTACGCGCTGGATTGGAATATTTGTCATTATTACAGTAATCCTTTTTTATCGACCATTATTATTAAGTACTTTTGATGAAACGATGGCTAAAGCATCTGGTTTACCTGTCAAATTTATTCATTATATGCTCATGCTCTTACTTTCACTTGTAACGGTTGCTTCACTTCAGACTGTAGGTATTATTTTAGTGGTTGCGATGCTAATTACACCAGGGGCAACCGCATATTTACTGACCGAAAGGTTCTCTTTTATGATCATCATAGCGGCGTTCATTGGCATTATCTCTGCAATCGCAGGACTGTTTTTCTCAGTAATATATGATGTTTCATCTGGTGCATCTATCGTTTTAGTAGCTTCTGTTTTATTTTTATTGGCATTTTTCTTTTCACCAAAGCAGGGCATCATTCCTAGAATGTTTCGTAAACCTGCATAG
- a CDS encoding RNA degradosome polyphosphate kinase encodes MGTNKEKPLIKSLNNPAYYNNRELSWLAFNKRVLQEAIDIRNPLLERLKFISIFSTNLDEFFMVRVGGLKDQEKAGFNEKDNKSALTPKQQLQEISKLSHHLTQLQDELFTESIKTHLKEEGIELLKINELSHDHYDFVKEHFSTFILPILTPMAIDAYRPFPMLLNKSLNLAVALTSEDTLTNTKLAIVQVPAVLNRLISLPSIHPKDNCYILLEDVISHFIYQLFDGHKVSSVSPFRITRNADLTIHEEDARDLLKVIEKELKKRKWGAAVRLEMQKGKMAPHVLSFLMNVLELNEGDIYESNGPIDYSFLSQFYSMLSEKREDLIHETVIPQPPLDLMGETNLFEAISKKDIFLHHPYESFQPIVDLLTQAAIDPNVLAIKQTLYRVSGDSPIIQALASAAERGKQVTVLVELKARFDEENNIQWAKKLEKAGVHVIYGISGLKTHSKITLIVRKNGEKIQRFVHLGTGNYNDITAKFYTDMGLLTSKESFGIDATNFFNYLSGFSNKPIWHEISTAPTDMRKHFLQLIDEEIKHAKKYSNGKIIAKMNSLSDKTIISKLYEASCAGVKIELIIRGICCLKPGIKGVSENITVQSIVDRFLEHSRIFYFYGNGKENIYLSSADWMTRNMEKRIEILFPIHNQTIKARVINILSIMLKDNVKSRIQTSSGEYVYKDVLPNEKTIQSQQFFYYSAKKR; translated from the coding sequence ATGGGCACAAATAAAGAGAAACCATTAATAAAAAGCTTAAACAACCCTGCATACTATAATAATCGTGAGTTGAGTTGGCTCGCGTTCAATAAGCGCGTTTTACAAGAAGCAATCGACATACGAAATCCATTGTTAGAAAGATTAAAATTTATTTCTATATTTTCCACGAATTTAGATGAATTCTTTATGGTAAGAGTGGGAGGATTAAAGGATCAGGAGAAGGCAGGGTTCAACGAAAAAGATAACAAATCTGCCTTAACACCAAAACAGCAACTACAGGAGATCAGCAAACTCTCGCATCATTTAACACAATTACAAGATGAACTATTCACAGAATCTATAAAAACACATTTAAAGGAAGAAGGTATAGAATTATTAAAAATCAATGAACTGTCACATGATCACTATGACTTTGTGAAGGAACACTTCTCAACCTTTATTTTACCAATATTAACACCAATGGCTATTGACGCCTATCGTCCTTTTCCTATGCTATTAAATAAAAGTTTAAATTTAGCTGTCGCTTTAACAAGTGAAGATACATTGACTAATACGAAGCTAGCAATTGTACAAGTTCCTGCTGTATTAAATAGACTGATCTCTTTACCTTCCATTCACCCGAAGGATAATTGTTATATTTTGCTCGAAGATGTCATTAGTCATTTTATATACCAATTATTTGATGGACATAAAGTGTCATCCGTATCTCCCTTTAGAATCACACGTAATGCTGATTTAACAATCCACGAAGAAGATGCACGTGATTTACTAAAAGTAATAGAAAAGGAATTAAAAAAACGTAAATGGGGAGCGGCTGTACGTTTAGAAATGCAAAAAGGAAAAATGGCTCCACATGTATTATCTTTCTTAATGAACGTTTTAGAGCTGAATGAAGGAGATATATATGAATCAAATGGCCCTATTGATTATTCCTTTTTGTCACAATTTTATAGTATGTTATCAGAGAAACGTGAAGATCTCATTCACGAGACGGTAATTCCACAACCCCCTCTTGATTTAATGGGTGAAACTAATTTATTTGAAGCCATTTCAAAAAAAGATATTTTTTTGCATCATCCTTACGAATCATTTCAACCTATCGTAGATCTATTAACACAGGCAGCTATTGATCCAAATGTACTAGCTATTAAGCAAACACTTTATCGTGTAAGTGGAGATTCACCTATTATACAAGCATTGGCAAGTGCAGCCGAACGAGGTAAACAAGTAACCGTCCTTGTTGAATTGAAAGCTCGTTTTGATGAAGAAAACAATATTCAATGGGCAAAAAAGTTGGAGAAAGCTGGCGTGCATGTTATTTACGGAATATCAGGGTTAAAAACACATAGTAAAATCACATTAATTGTGCGGAAAAATGGTGAGAAGATTCAACGTTTTGTTCATTTAGGTACTGGAAATTACAACGATATTACTGCAAAATTTTATACAGACATGGGTTTACTCACCTCAAAAGAATCTTTTGGTATTGACGCTACAAACTTTTTTAATTATTTAAGTGGTTTTTCTAATAAACCGATTTGGCACGAAATTTCCACAGCCCCAACAGATATGAGAAAGCATTTTTTGCAACTCATTGATGAAGAAATAAAACATGCCAAGAAATATAGTAATGGGAAAATCATTGCAAAAATGAATTCATTATCTGATAAAACGATTATCTCTAAGCTATATGAAGCAAGCTGTGCTGGAGTAAAGATTGAACTTATTATTAGAGGTATATGTTGTTTAAAGCCAGGAATTAAGGGAGTAAGTGAAAATATAACTGTACAAAGCATTGTTGACCGCTTCTTAGAGCATAGTCGCATCTTTTACTTCTATGGTAACGGAAAAGAAAATATATATTTATCGTCGGCTGATTGGATGACAAGAAATATGGAAAAAAGGATTGAAATATTATTTCCTATTCATAATCAAACGATAAAAGCAAGGGTGATAAATATATTAAGCATCATGCTAAAGGATAATGTCAAATCTAGAATTCAAACATCTAGTGGTGAATATGTATATAAAGATGTGCTACCCAATGAAAAAACGATACAAAGTCAGCAATTTTTTTATTATAGTGCCAAAAAAAGATGA
- a CDS encoding DUF4190 domain-containing protein yields the protein MSQFDHNNNPKPRNFHVVKDENDEVKRFEPERNRVDDDYREETAAEYTPNQNVFGRAAEVEDTDVEEGATEGRGVATFAVALSIVSLLFLPILFGAAGLVLGFMAVNREQKGLGYTAIAISAFSIIMSVFFAPFVT from the coding sequence ATGTCTCAGTTCGATCATAACAACAATCCAAAACCTAGGAATTTTCATGTCGTTAAAGACGAAAATGATGAAGTAAAAAGGTTTGAGCCCGAAAGAAATAGGGTGGACGATGACTACCGAGAGGAAACTGCTGCAGAGTATACTCCAAACCAAAATGTGTTTGGTAGAGCAGCAGAAGTAGAGGACACAGATGTAGAAGAGGGTGCAACAGAAGGTCGAGGAGTTGCAACATTTGCAGTTGCATTATCCATTGTATCTCTGTTGTTCTTACCAATTTTATTTGGCGCAGCAGGTTTAGTTCTTGGTTTTATGGCCGTCAATCGTGAACAAAAAGGTTTAGGTTATACAGCCATTGCTATTAGTGCGTTTTCCATTATAATGAGTGTCTTTTTTGCTCCATTTGTC
- a CDS encoding Fur family transcriptional regulator codes for MNVEDALKKLKDEGYKYTDKRQDMLEFFSDAKRYLPAKDVLEYLQEKYKGLSFDTIYRNLSLFVELGILEMTELDGEKKFRFTCATDDHHHHLICLDCGKTKHIHTCPMETVPFGSEDFQVVGHKFEIYGYCNTCHENRV; via the coding sequence ATGAATGTTGAAGATGCCTTAAAAAAACTGAAGGATGAAGGATATAAATATACAGATAAACGTCAAGATATGTTAGAGTTTTTTTCTGATGCAAAGCGCTACTTACCAGCAAAGGATGTTTTAGAATACTTGCAAGAGAAATATAAAGGTCTTAGTTTTGATACGATATATCGTAATTTATCTTTATTTGTTGAACTAGGTATTTTAGAAATGACAGAACTAGATGGTGAAAAAAAGTTTCGGTTTACTTGTGCAACAGATGATCACCACCACCATTTAATTTGCTTAGATTGTGGTAAAACGAAACATATTCATACTTGCCCAATGGAAACTGTTCCGTTTGGTAGCGAGGACTTTCAAGTAGTAGGTCATAAATTTGAAATATACGGTTATTGTAATACATGCCATGAAAATCGAGTGTAG
- a CDS encoding metal ABC transporter ATP-binding protein, producing the protein MNDRRDLDALEIKHVSFSYGQQNVLEDIHLKIPQGSFLGLVGPNGSGKSTLIKCILGLLTPGKGEINIFGTPINKFRHWEEVGFVSQKANSFNSGFPATVFEVVSMGLYGKVGLFRFLTKKHKEKVKEAIYQVGMEKYMYQNIGQLSGGQQQRVFIARALVSDPKLLILDEPTVGVDAKSVQNFYTMLKRLNVENKMTLILVTHDIGVMTEYITDVACLNKFLHFHGGTSEFEERQEDIVSNMYGHDVQVITHNHHHHHHDDRGDML; encoded by the coding sequence ATGAACGATAGACGAGACTTAGATGCATTAGAAATAAAGCATGTCTCTTTTTCATATGGTCAACAAAATGTACTAGAAGATATACATTTAAAAATCCCACAAGGTTCCTTTCTCGGATTGGTTGGACCTAATGGTTCAGGGAAGTCGACTTTAATAAAATGTATTCTTGGTTTACTTACCCCCGGAAAAGGAGAAATTAACATTTTCGGGACACCGATTAACAAGTTTCGCCATTGGGAAGAGGTGGGCTTTGTTTCACAAAAAGCAAACAGTTTTAATAGCGGTTTTCCTGCGACAGTCTTTGAAGTCGTGTCAATGGGTTTATACGGGAAAGTAGGTTTATTTCGCTTTTTGACAAAGAAGCATAAGGAAAAAGTAAAAGAAGCAATTTACCAAGTAGGAATGGAAAAATATATGTACCAAAATATTGGGCAATTATCAGGAGGACAGCAGCAAAGAGTATTTATTGCTAGAGCGTTAGTAAGTGATCCGAAGCTGCTTATATTAGATGAACCAACTGTAGGTGTGGATGCAAAGTCTGTTCAAAATTTCTATACGATGCTAAAAAGACTAAATGTGGAAAATAAAATGACATTGATTTTAGTCACTCATGATATTGGTGTTATGACAGAATATATAACAGATGTAGCGTGCTTGAATAAGTTTTTACATTTTCATGGTGGTACTTCTGAGTTTGAAGAAAGACAAGAGGACATTGTTTCCAATATGTATGGACATGATGTACAGGTCATTACACATAATCATCACCATCATCATCATGATGATAGGGGAGATATGCTATGA
- a CDS encoding metal ABC transporter permease, with protein MISVFFQYDFLTYSLYTGLMIGFIAPLIGVFLVVRRLALISDALSHITLSGIAFSLLLGRHFPTFASLNPLYMGMAFSVSGAILMERLRNVYRYYQELVIPIILSSGIGIGVVFISLANGFNNDLFTYLFGSVVAIRKTDLQLIFAITVIVIILFILFYKELFYLSFDEEQAVVSGIPKKALHFFFIVIVALVISSSMRIVGILLVSSLMTLPVAAAMRWARGFKQMFIYAILFGEVSVLIGLFTSFHFDLAPGGVIVMINVCILLLSILLTKKRNVS; from the coding sequence ATGATTTCTGTTTTCTTTCAGTATGATTTTCTGACATATTCTCTTTATACAGGTTTAATGATAGGTTTTATCGCTCCATTGATTGGTGTTTTTTTAGTAGTGAGGCGACTGGCCCTTATTTCCGATGCACTCTCTCATATCACACTTTCTGGTATTGCATTTAGCCTATTATTAGGACGCCATTTCCCGACTTTTGCTAGCTTAAATCCCTTATATATGGGGATGGCTTTTTCTGTGAGTGGTGCAATCCTTATGGAGCGTTTACGCAATGTATATCGTTATTATCAAGAACTTGTCATTCCAATCATACTATCATCAGGAATTGGTATTGGAGTTGTTTTTATATCGCTAGCAAATGGGTTTAATAACGATTTATTTACGTATTTATTTGGCAGCGTTGTAGCGATTAGGAAAACTGATTTGCAACTGATTTTTGCTATTACAGTCATTGTTATTATTTTATTTATATTATTTTATAAAGAGTTGTTTTATTTAAGCTTTGATGAAGAGCAAGCGGTTGTATCTGGAATACCTAAAAAAGCTTTACATTTCTTTTTCATAGTGATAGTTGCTTTAGTGATTTCTTCTTCAATGAGAATTGTAGGTATATTATTAGTATCATCGTTGATGACACTTCCAGTTGCTGCTGCGATGCGATGGGCAAGAGGGTTTAAGCAAATGTTCATTTATGCTATTTTGTTCGGGGAAGTGAGCGTTCTAATCGGATTATTTACTTCTTTTCATTTCGATTTAGCGCCTGGTGGCGTCATTGTAATGATTAATGTATGTATATTATTACTTTCTATCTTATTGACAAAAAAAAGAAATGTATCGTGA
- a CDS encoding DUF2624 family protein produces MNPIVRQMVNQKIRNLTVKELIKLGRENNISLTVKQATAVLNILQDQPFDIGNKNIVLNVNNQLKQLDPALYKKARQLLKPYESYLDYSLD; encoded by the coding sequence ATGAATCCAATTGTTCGGCAAATGGTTAATCAAAAAATTCGAAACTTAACAGTAAAAGAATTGATTAAACTCGGTAGAGAGAACAACATTTCATTAACTGTAAAACAAGCAACCGCTGTTTTAAATATTCTGCAAGATCAACCATTTGATATCGGAAATAAAAACATAGTACTGAATGTAAATAACCAACTAAAGCAGTTAGATCCAGCATTGTATAAAAAAGCTAGACAATTACTTAAACCATACGAATCATATTTAGATTATTCTCTAGACTAA
- a CDS encoding metal ABC transporter permease produces the protein MEILHQLTFLERGIFAGLIIGFICPLVGAFLLVRRVTIISEALSHITLTGITAGVFISQTATWLAFVNPLYSGLFFSLLGSILIEKLRQIYKGFQELAVPIILSTGIGLSAILISLASSSYMEWYTYLFGSIVTVSLSDLYFIIGTGIVACFILFAFYKELLSISFDQEFAKTSGIKVKRLNFLFSLLIAIVISMSMKVVGILLVGAMVTLPVAASIQLAKSFRQVIILGILFGEAAIIGGIFFSYQFNIATGGMIVVIGIFLLFIATIIKQMKKTKIFTVYER, from the coding sequence ATGGAGATTTTACATCAATTAACATTTTTAGAACGTGGGATTTTCGCAGGCTTAATTATAGGATTTATATGCCCGTTAGTAGGGGCGTTCTTGCTCGTTAGAAGGGTAACGATTATCTCTGAAGCATTATCGCATATCACGTTAACAGGAATAACAGCAGGGGTTTTTATAAGTCAAACAGCTACGTGGCTTGCCTTTGTAAATCCTCTTTATTCAGGTTTATTTTTTTCGTTACTAGGTTCCATCTTAATAGAAAAGCTGAGACAAATTTATAAAGGCTTTCAAGAATTAGCTGTACCAATTATTTTGTCAACAGGTATTGGGTTGAGTGCTATATTAATTAGTTTGGCAAGCAGCAGTTACATGGAATGGTACACATATTTGTTTGGAAGTATCGTAACAGTGTCTTTATCAGATTTATATTTTATAATAGGAACAGGTATTGTCGCATGTTTCATTTTGTTTGCTTTTTATAAGGAACTTTTATCTATTTCATTTGATCAAGAATTTGCTAAAACTTCAGGAATAAAAGTGAAAAGATTAAATTTTCTTTTTTCTTTGCTGATTGCGATTGTGATATCTATGTCAATGAAGGTTGTTGGCATATTATTAGTTGGTGCTATGGTAACATTGCCGGTGGCTGCAAGTATTCAACTAGCAAAAAGTTTCAGGCAAGTGATTATACTCGGAATCCTTTTTGGTGAAGCTGCCATTATTGGTGGAATATTCTTTTCATATCAATTTAACATAGCCACTGGTGGTATGATTGTAGTAATTGGTATTTTTCTATTATTCATTGCAACAATAATTAAGCAAATGAAGAAAACAAAAATATTTACTGTGTACGAACGTTAA
- a CDS encoding Ppx/GppA family phosphatase, with product MKQQIGIIDMGSNSIRFVVYEVNEDGCIKEIQNLKVVARLSSYIDAKGSMVDDGIDVILHTLERFSTISNQYDLTTQRCVATAAIRNATNQQAILSAINQSSDFLIDVLSDEEEAYYGYLAVTNSTNIKDGMTIDIGGGSTEITYYENRKLIHSHSFPFGAITLKKFIEGDTPTDTEQAQLLAFLHKHYNTLSWIKNRRVPVIGIGGTARNLALIHQNELGYPLAGLHQYEMTKQQVAETNNTLKKLPLKERQQVDGLSKDRADIIIPAITAIEALITIAQSNTFIVSNKGLRDGLFSEIYLKPMGITQYPFVPEESLYQLSLDYHLNIKDQKRIAILASYVANELNAHVHSLIPKKYGKLLQWAARIFYIGASIHPESKSQHTFYLLTNQSIDGLSHKERLMLACIASFKSRSQLKHYLNAYHDMLSDEEMKNVELLGAICKFCYSLNRTKRDVIHEIKVAIEKEKWLFIMYYENDPYFEKVQAQKNKKHLEKYFKKDIELVFKRLNN from the coding sequence ATGAAACAGCAAATTGGCATCATTGATATGGGATCAAACTCCATTCGTTTTGTAGTGTACGAAGTCAATGAAGATGGTTGTATAAAGGAAATACAAAATTTAAAGGTTGTTGCTCGGCTAAGTTCATACATAGATGCTAAAGGATCTATGGTTGATGACGGGATAGATGTCATTCTACATACACTCGAACGCTTTAGTACCATTTCAAACCAATACGATTTAACTACTCAACGCTGTGTGGCTACCGCTGCTATTAGAAATGCTACAAATCAACAAGCAATATTAAGCGCAATAAATCAGAGCAGTGACTTTCTAATAGATGTATTAAGTGATGAAGAAGAGGCATATTACGGTTACTTAGCCGTTACAAACTCTACTAATATAAAAGATGGGATGACAATTGATATAGGCGGTGGGAGCACAGAAATAACCTATTATGAAAATCGCAAATTAATTCATTCGCATAGCTTTCCTTTTGGTGCCATTACATTAAAGAAATTTATCGAAGGTGATACGCCAACGGACACGGAGCAAGCACAATTATTAGCTTTTCTACACAAACATTACAACACGCTATCTTGGATAAAAAATAGACGTGTCCCAGTAATCGGAATAGGAGGAACTGCTCGAAATTTAGCATTAATTCACCAAAATGAGTTAGGCTATCCATTGGCTGGATTACACCAATATGAAATGACAAAACAGCAAGTTGCAGAAACGAACAACACACTAAAGAAGTTACCTTTAAAAGAAAGACAGCAAGTGGATGGGCTTTCTAAAGATAGAGCGGATATTATCATCCCTGCTATTACTGCCATTGAGGCACTAATAACGATTGCACAGTCAAACACATTTATCGTAAGTAACAAGGGGCTTAGGGATGGACTTTTTTCAGAGATTTACTTAAAACCGATGGGAATAACGCAATACCCATTTGTGCCAGAAGAAAGTTTGTATCAATTAAGCTTAGACTATCATCTAAATATAAAAGATCAAAAACGTATAGCAATACTCGCATCTTATGTAGCAAACGAATTAAACGCTCATGTACATAGTCTCATACCAAAAAAATACGGAAAGTTATTGCAGTGGGCTGCAAGAATTTTCTATATTGGTGCTTCTATACATCCTGAGTCTAAAAGTCAACATACTTTTTATTTATTGACGAATCAATCCATTGATGGATTAAGTCATAAAGAACGTTTAATGTTAGCTTGTATTGCTTCTTTTAAGTCACGATCACAACTAAAACATTATTTAAACGCCTATCATGACATGTTAAGTGATGAGGAAATGAAGAATGTCGAGCTATTAGGAGCAATATGTAAGTTTTGCTATAGCTTAAATAGGACAAAGCGTGACGTAATACATGAGATTAAAGTGGCTATCGAAAAGGAAAAATGGCTATTTATCATGTATTATGAAAACGACCCTTATTTTGAAAAAGTGCAAGCACAGAAAAATAAAAAGCATTTAGAAAAATATTTTAAAAAAGACATCGAACTTGTCTTCAAAAGATTAAATAATTAG
- a CDS encoding deoxyribonuclease IV — protein MLLGSHVSMSGKKMLLAASEEATSYGATTFMIYTGAPQNTRRKAIEDLNIELGIKHMQENGITNIVVHAPYIINIANTQKPETFELGVNFLRSEIERTEALGAAQIVLHPGAHVGAGADEGIKKIIEGLNEVIIPGQNVQIALETMAGKGSECGRSFEELAKIIDGVTHNEHLSVCFDTCHVHDAGYDIVNDLDGVLKEFDTIVGLDRIKVLHVNDSKNERGARKDRHENIGFGHIGFDALDNILYHDVFHQIPKILETPYVGIDKKDKKAPYKLEIEMIKNRVFDESLKDKLFAIKA, from the coding sequence ATGTTATTAGGGTCACACGTTTCAATGAGTGGGAAAAAAATGCTCCTAGCAGCAAGTGAGGAGGCGACATCCTATGGCGCAACTACTTTTATGATTTATACAGGAGCTCCACAAAACACGAGACGAAAAGCAATTGAAGATTTGAATATTGAATTAGGGATTAAGCATATGCAAGAGAATGGAATAACGAATATCGTAGTCCATGCACCTTATATTATTAATATCGCCAACACTCAAAAACCAGAAACTTTTGAACTAGGAGTTAATTTCTTAAGAAGCGAAATTGAGAGAACAGAAGCGCTTGGTGCAGCTCAAATTGTGTTACACCCAGGTGCGCACGTTGGTGCAGGAGCAGATGAAGGAATTAAGAAAATAATTGAAGGCTTAAATGAGGTTATTATTCCTGGGCAGAATGTTCAAATAGCTTTAGAAACGATGGCAGGAAAAGGGTCTGAATGTGGTAGATCATTTGAAGAGTTAGCAAAAATTATTGATGGAGTTACACATAACGAGCATTTATCGGTTTGTTTTGATACATGCCACGTTCATGATGCAGGTTATGATATCGTGAATGATTTAGATGGCGTTTTAAAGGAATTTGATACCATTGTAGGACTAGACAGAATTAAAGTGTTACATGTAAACGACAGTAAGAATGAGCGAGGTGCAAGGAAAGACCGCCACGAAAATATCGGCTTTGGACATATAGGATTTGATGCATTAGACAATATTTTATATCATGATGTGTTCCATCAAATACCAAAAATTTTAGAAACGCCTTATGTAGGAATCGATAAAAAAGATAAGAAAGCACCATACAAATTAGAAATTGAAATGATTAAAAATCGTGTGTTTGATGAAAGTTTAAAAGATAAATTGTTTGCCATAAAAGCTTAA
- a CDS encoding metal ABC transporter ATP-binding protein, which translates to MGIGETIDVSELSVHYHGNLALKNVSFSVNKGTIVGVIGPNGAGKSTLMKAMLGLEKCSGKVTFFNKKVKTMRKKIAYVPQRSVIDWDFPVRVEDVVLMGRFPLIPWFHITSKQDRLIARKALSDVGMLEFSKRQIGELSGGQQQRVFIARALAQQAEFFFLDEPFVGIDVKSEEIIVDILHRLRNEGKTIFVIHHDLSKVEKYFDQLVLLNQELIHAGEVDEVYNTENIKRAYQGNAALIQDGKEMVVVNP; encoded by the coding sequence ATGGGTATAGGAGAAACAATTGATGTAAGTGAACTATCTGTACATTATCATGGAAACCTTGCATTAAAGAATGTCAGTTTCTCTGTTAATAAAGGCACAATAGTTGGCGTTATTGGACCGAATGGTGCGGGGAAATCAACGTTAATGAAAGCCATGCTTGGTCTTGAAAAGTGCAGTGGTAAAGTCACCTTCTTTAATAAGAAAGTGAAAACGATGAGGAAAAAAATAGCCTATGTTCCTCAACGGAGTGTAATTGATTGGGATTTTCCTGTAAGAGTTGAGGACGTCGTACTTATGGGGCGGTTCCCATTAATTCCATGGTTTCACATCACTTCAAAACAAGACCGTTTAATTGCTAGAAAAGCGCTAAGCGACGTCGGTATGTTAGAGTTTTCAAAAAGGCAAATTGGAGAATTATCTGGTGGTCAGCAGCAAAGGGTGTTTATTGCAAGAGCATTGGCACAACAAGCAGAATTCTTTTTCCTAGATGAACCATTCGTAGGCATCGATGTAAAATCAGAAGAGATTATTGTTGATATACTGCATCGACTTAGAAACGAAGGGAAAACTATTTTTGTCATCCATCATGATTTGAGTAAAGTGGAGAAATACTTCGATCAACTAGTTTTGTTAAATCAAGAGTTAATTCATGCAGGTGAGGTAGACGAAGTTTATAATACTGAAAATATAAAGCGCGCTTATCAAGGCAACGCGGCACTCATTCAAGATGGAAAAGAGATGGTGGTGGTCAACCCATGA